The following are encoded together in the Daucus carota subsp. sativus chromosome 5, DH1 v3.0, whole genome shotgun sequence genome:
- the LOC108222020 gene encoding 21 kDa protein, with the protein MEGSSVKITSAQAFLVLIISFNLCISSALAIDYGAEKASAEFIKTSCSKTTWPSLCFTSLSSHTSAIQTSPRLLAQTSLSVALSHVVSTSAAMLRLSKAHGMKPAEVGPMNDCLEELTDTIDELKRSMGEMSQLNESPKYRLLISDIQTWVSAALTDENTCMDGFAGKTGSTKNVVRGRILNIVHLTSNALALINNYNSLHG; encoded by the coding sequence ATGGAAGGCTCCTCAGTTAAGATCACTTCTGCCCAAGCTTTTCTTGTTCTAATCATTTCTTTCAATCTCTGCATTAGCTCAGCCTTGGCTATCGACTACGGAGCCGAAAAGGCAAGCGCCGAGTTCATCAAAACCTCGTGCAGCAAGACTACCTGGCCTAGTCTATGCTTCACCTCACTCTCGAGCCACACCAGTGCAATCCAGACAAGTCCTCGGCTTCTTGCTCAGACAAGTCTGTCAGTGGCTCTCAGTCACGTGGTTTCGACATCGGCAGCCATGCTAAGGCTGTCAAAAGCTCATGGCATGAAGCCTGCAGAAGTTGGGCCGATGAACGATTGTCTTGAAGAGCTGACTGACACGATAGATGAGCTCAAGCGATCCATGGGAGAGATGAGTCAGCTCAATGAATCCCCCAAGTATAGACTCTTGATAAGTGACATTCAGACCTGGGTCAGTGCGGCGCTGACAGACGAAAACACTTGCATGGATGGGTTTGCAGGAAAAACAGGGAGCACCAAGAATGTGGTTCGGGGAAGAATTTTAAATATTGTTCATTTGACAAGCAATGCTCTGGCTCTGAtaaacaactacaattctctTCATGGATAG
- the LOC108220395 gene encoding probable UMP-CMP kinase 2 isoform X2, giving the protein MWRRVTSLSHLLSSPKSSPQLTPTSYGPKIWETLSTEVSKKSGGGIFSKERSPFITFVLGGPGSGKGTQCSRIVETYGFTHLSAGDLLRKEITMNSENGAMILDTIAKGKIVPSEVTIKLIRKAIESAENDKFLIDGFPRTEENRIAYERIIGAEPNIVLFFDCPEEVMVKRVLSRNEGRVDDNIDTVKERLKAFRSLNLPVINHYSNKGVLYKIDGTGTEDEIFERVRAVFDAWK; this is encoded by the exons ACGAGCTATGGACCGAAGATCTGGGAAACACTTAGCACGGAAGTATCAAAAAAG TCGGGAGGTGGAATCTTCTCAAAAGAGAGAAGTCCATTTATCACCTTTGTGTTGG GAGGCCCAGGTAGTGGGAAAGGTACACAGTGTTCTAGGATTGTTGAGACCTACGGATTCACCCATCTAAGCGCTGGTGATTTGTTAAGAAAAGAAATAACTATGAATAGTGAAAACGG CGCCATGATTCTTGACACAATCGCAAAAGGAAAAATCGTTCCATCAGAAGTGACAATCAAACTAATTCGAAAAGCAATAGAATCAGCTGAAAATGATAAATTCCTTATTGATGGATTTCCAAGAACTGAGGAGAATCGTATTGCCTATGAACGTATT ATCGGAGCAGAACCAAATATTGTGCTTTTCTTTGATTGCCCTGAAGAAGTGATGGTGAAACGAGTGCTAAGCCGTAATgag GGGCGTGTTGATGATAATATAGATACGGTTAAGGAACGCCTCAAGGCATTTAGATCTTTGAACCTTCCTGTTATAAATCACTATTCCAACAAAGGAGTACTTTACAAG ATTGATGGTACTGGAACAGAAGATGAGATCTTTGAACGAGTTCGTGCAGTTTTTGATGCTTGGAA ATAG
- the LOC108220395 gene encoding probable UMP-CMP kinase 2 isoform X1, translating to MWRRVTSLSHLLSSPKSSPQLTPTSYGPKIWETLSTEVSKKSGGGIFSKERSPFITFVLGGPGSGKGTQCSRIVETYGFTHLSAGDLLRKEITMNSENGAMILDTIAKGKIVPSEVTIKLIRKAIESAENDKFLIDGFPRTEENRIAYERIVQIGAEPNIVLFFDCPEEVMVKRVLSRNEGRVDDNIDTVKERLKAFRSLNLPVINHYSNKGVLYKIDGTGTEDEIFERVRAVFDAWK from the exons ACGAGCTATGGACCGAAGATCTGGGAAACACTTAGCACGGAAGTATCAAAAAAG TCGGGAGGTGGAATCTTCTCAAAAGAGAGAAGTCCATTTATCACCTTTGTGTTGG GAGGCCCAGGTAGTGGGAAAGGTACACAGTGTTCTAGGATTGTTGAGACCTACGGATTCACCCATCTAAGCGCTGGTGATTTGTTAAGAAAAGAAATAACTATGAATAGTGAAAACGG CGCCATGATTCTTGACACAATCGCAAAAGGAAAAATCGTTCCATCAGAAGTGACAATCAAACTAATTCGAAAAGCAATAGAATCAGCTGAAAATGATAAATTCCTTATTGATGGATTTCCAAGAACTGAGGAGAATCGTATTGCCTATGAACGTATT GTGCAGATCGGAGCAGAACCAAATATTGTGCTTTTCTTTGATTGCCCTGAAGAAGTGATGGTGAAACGAGTGCTAAGCCGTAATgag GGGCGTGTTGATGATAATATAGATACGGTTAAGGAACGCCTCAAGGCATTTAGATCTTTGAACCTTCCTGTTATAAATCACTATTCCAACAAAGGAGTACTTTACAAG ATTGATGGTACTGGAACAGAAGATGAGATCTTTGAACGAGTTCGTGCAGTTTTTGATGCTTGGAA ATAG
- the LOC108222375 gene encoding 21 kDa protein: protein MQGTKPVSYALLFLFCLQITSASSASAPKADKQFVKTSCNVTTYPSVCNKALSPYAGYIKSSRLKLTYLALSLTLKAANASSTLISNLAKNKRLTPYEAEIIRDCIENIEDSVDQLQQTLLAIAHLRGEDKAFQLSNAKTWASAAITNENTCIDAFQESPVSASVKKRVQNSLVGVTRLNSNALYLINHLY, encoded by the coding sequence ATGCAAGGAACAAAGCCAGTTTCGTATGCCTTGTTATTCCTCTTCTGCCTACAAATAACCTCAGCTTCCTCTGCCTCCGCTCCCAAAGCCGACAAACAATTCGTCAAGACTTCCTGCAATGTGACCACGTACCCCTCCGTATGCAACAAAGCGCTATCTCCTTACGCTGGTTACATCAAATCGAGTCGTCTCAAGCTGACCTACCTCGCCCTCTCGCTCACCCTCAAGGCCGCGAACGCCTCATCCACCTTGATCTCCAATTTAGCCAAGAACAAGCGGCTGACACCCTATGAAGCCGAGATCATCCGCGATTGCATTGAGAATATAGAAGACTCGGTGGATCAGCTTCAGCAGACTCTTCTGGCAATTGCCCATCTTCGCGGTGAAGACAAGGCCTTCCAGCTCTCCAATGCCAAGACATGGGCGAGTGCTGCGATCACGAATGAGAATACTTGCATTGACGCTTTCCAGGAGAGTCCTGTAAGTGCATCTGTTAAGAAGAGGGTCCAGAACAGCCTGGTAGGTGTGACCAGACTAAACAGTAATGCTTTATATCTCATTAATCATCTGTATTAG
- the LOC108224042 gene encoding 21 kDa protein → MKLSKSTLVFSALLVILAAAAVSAAPANQFIKTSCTLTTYPAVCEQSLSAYAKTIQNNPQELASTALQVSLTRTQKAQTFMKRLNKFKGLKARQYAAIHDCLEEVEDSLDRVSRSCDEMKNLSHAKGNDFTFRMSNVETWVSAALTDETTCMDGFAGKGMDGKIKESVRAQVVAVARVTSNALALVNNFAAKHKH, encoded by the coding sequence ATGAAGCTTTCTAAATCAACCCTTGTCTTCTCAGCCCTCCTAGTCATCCTCGCCGCCGCGGCCGTCTCAGCCGCCCCGGCCAACCAGTTCATCAAAACCTCCTGCACCCTCACCACCTACCCCGCCGTCTGCGAACAATCCCTCTCCGCCTACGCCAAGACCATCCAAAACAACCCCCAAGAGCTCGCTTCCACCGCGCTCCAAGTCAGCCTCACACGCACCCAAAAAGCTCAAACCTTCATGAAGCGCCTCAACAAATTCAAAGGCCTCAAGGCGCGCCAATACGCCGCCATCCACGACTGCCTCGAAGAGGTCGAAGACAGTCTGGACCGCGTGAGCCGATCCTGCGACGAGATGAAGAATCTGAGCCACGCCAAGGGGAATGACTTCACCTTCAGGATGAGCAATGTGGAGACGTGGGTCAGTGCTGCGTTAACGGATGAGACCACTTGCATGGATGGGTTCGCTGGGAAGGGCATGGATGGGAAGATCAAGGAGTCTGTTAGGGCGCAAGTGGTTGCGGTGGCTCGTGTGACTAGCAATGCTCTTGCTTTGGTTAACAACTTTGCTGCAAAACATAAGCACTAG
- the LOC108223685 gene encoding 21 kDa protein, with the protein MEGFSKNFTSATAFYLLLVFLCICINSSIAINYGAEKASTKFIKTSCSTTNYPSLCFTSLSSHTNAIQTSSRLLAQTALSVALNHVALTSSALVRLSKAPGMKPREVGPMNDCLEELTDSIDELKRSMGEMSQLNGSPNYALLISDIQTWVSAALTDEDTCMDGFDGKAGNTKNVVRGRILNVVHLTSNALSLINNYNSLHG; encoded by the coding sequence ATGGAAGGCTTTTCAAAGAATTTCACTTCTGCTACAGCTTTTTATCTTCTATTGGTTTTCCTTTGTATCTGCATAAACTCAAGCATTGCTATTAACTATGGAGCTGAAAAGGCAAGCACCAAGTTCATCAAAACCTCTTGCAGTACTACCAATTACCCTAGTCTCTGCTTCACCTCACTCTCGAGTCATACAAATGCTATCCAAACAAGTTCTAGGCTTCTAGCTCAGACAGCTCTCTCAGTCGCTCTCAATCATGTGGCTTTGACATCTTCTGCCCTAGTAAGACTGTCAAAAGCTCCTGGCATGAAGCCGAGAGAAGTCGGGCCAATGAATGATTGCCTTGAAGAGTTAACCGACTCGATAGACGAGCTGAAGAGATCCATGGGAGAGATGAGTCAGCTTAATGGATCCCCAAACTACGCGCTCTTGATAAGTGACATACAAACCTGGGTCAGTGCTGCTCTAACAGACGAGGACACTTGCATGGATGGGTTTGATGGGAAAGCCGGGAACACCAAAAACGTAGTCAGGGGAAGAATTCTAAATGTTGTTCATTTGACAAGCAATGCTTTGTCTTTGATCAATAACTACAATTCTCTACACGGATAG
- the LOC108220395 gene encoding probable UMP-CMP kinase 2 isoform X3, whose protein sequence is MWRRVTSLSHLLSSPKSSPQLTPSGGGIFSKERSPFITFVLGGPGSGKGTQCSRIVETYGFTHLSAGDLLRKEITMNSENGAMILDTIAKGKIVPSEVTIKLIRKAIESAENDKFLIDGFPRTEENRIAYERIVQIGAEPNIVLFFDCPEEVMVKRVLSRNEGRVDDNIDTVKERLKAFRSLNLPVINHYSNKGVLYKIDGTGTEDEIFERVRAVFDAWK, encoded by the exons TCGGGAGGTGGAATCTTCTCAAAAGAGAGAAGTCCATTTATCACCTTTGTGTTGG GAGGCCCAGGTAGTGGGAAAGGTACACAGTGTTCTAGGATTGTTGAGACCTACGGATTCACCCATCTAAGCGCTGGTGATTTGTTAAGAAAAGAAATAACTATGAATAGTGAAAACGG CGCCATGATTCTTGACACAATCGCAAAAGGAAAAATCGTTCCATCAGAAGTGACAATCAAACTAATTCGAAAAGCAATAGAATCAGCTGAAAATGATAAATTCCTTATTGATGGATTTCCAAGAACTGAGGAGAATCGTATTGCCTATGAACGTATT GTGCAGATCGGAGCAGAACCAAATATTGTGCTTTTCTTTGATTGCCCTGAAGAAGTGATGGTGAAACGAGTGCTAAGCCGTAATgag GGGCGTGTTGATGATAATATAGATACGGTTAAGGAACGCCTCAAGGCATTTAGATCTTTGAACCTTCCTGTTATAAATCACTATTCCAACAAAGGAGTACTTTACAAG ATTGATGGTACTGGAACAGAAGATGAGATCTTTGAACGAGTTCGTGCAGTTTTTGATGCTTGGAA ATAG
- the LOC108220821 gene encoding 21 kDa protein encodes MEGSLIKITSAKAFLLVIISFNIHINSSVAMDYGAEKASTEFIKTSCSKTIWPSLCFTSLSSHTGAIQTSPRLLAQTALSVALDQVVSTSAAMQRLSKAPGIKPGEVGPMNDCLEVLTDSIDELKNSMGEMSQLNGSPNYALLISDIQTWVSAALTDEDTCMDGFAGKAGNTKNVVRGRILNVVHLTSNALALINNYNSLHG; translated from the coding sequence ATGGAAGGCTCCTTGATCAAGATCACTTCTGCTAAAGCTTTTCTTCTCGtgattatttcttttaatatccACATAAACTCGAGCGTGGCTATGGACTATGGAGCCGAAAAGGCAAGCACTGAGTTCATCAAAACCTCTTGCAGCAAGACTATCTGGCCTAGTCTCTGCTTCACCTCACTCTCAAGTCATACCGGTGCTATCCAAACAAGTCCTCGGCTTCTAGCCCAGACAGCGCTCTCAGTCGCTCTTGATCAGGTGGTTTCGACGTCTGCTGCCATGCAGAGGCTGTCAAAAGCGCCTGGCATCAAGCCCGGGGAAGTTGGGCCGATGAATGATTGCCTAGAAGTGTTAACGGACTCGATAGATGAGCTGAAGAATTCCATGGGAGAGATGAGTCAGCTTAACGGATCCCCAAACTACGCGCTCTTGATAAGCGACATACAAACCTGGGTGAGCGCCGCTCTGACAGACGAGGACACTTGCATGGATGGGTTTGCTGGGAAAGCTGGGAACACGAAGAACGTAGTGAGGGGAAGAATTTTGAATGTTGTTCATTTGACAAGCAATGCATTGGCTTTGAtcaacaactacaattctcTTCATGGATAG